The Toxotes jaculatrix isolate fToxJac2 chromosome 14, fToxJac2.pri, whole genome shotgun sequence genome window below encodes:
- the fam131a gene encoding LOW QUALITY PROTEIN: protein FAM131A (The sequence of the model RefSeq protein was modified relative to this genomic sequence to represent the inferred CDS: deleted 1 base in 1 codon), whose translation MYMMRLRSRSRERRERQREDEVKLEESEMIPKSGKSPADSRKSVGIHEFAALARSSLNGISQAVRDHVTKPTSLAQGRVAHLIEWKGWPKPVDPPPAAHSHFSSYCHLTEGEKEARFAAGVAEQFAIAEAKLRAWASMDDDDEEDSNDEDSHNNGQTLTFSSQSSDTATSNPITAAPGQPEVDASEAPPSGSPLGSSSSSGSLPCGRPASHNDPHSSQTNSPTLASDCMSPFLEEEEERLGGHEEQVAPLRDQRSEVCVHHKPEWRPRGRSSRFDSCYSTSHSESPGEEDEEDEEEEGSVFHEVRVWHCSRRSFFSDRASSGVASFDEEEEERDEVEEKREEKEYLM comes from the exons ATGTACATGATGAGGCTGAGGTCCAGGAGtagagaaagaagggagagacaaagggaggaCGAG GTGAAACTTGAGGAGAGTGAAATGATTCCAAAGTCAGGAAAGTCTCCAGCAGACTCACGGAAAAGTGTCGGCATTCATGAGTTCGCAGCACTTGCCAGATCCTCCTTAAATG GTATCTCACAGGCAGTGAGGGACCATGTGACAAAGCCCACCTCCCTGGCTCAGGGCCGGGTCGCCCACCTCATAGAGTGGAAAGGTTGGCCCAAACCTGTGGACCCTCCACCGGCTGCCCACTCCCACTTCAGCTCCTACTGCCATCTGAccgaaggagagaaggaggccCGGTTTGCTGCAG GAGTGGCTGAGCAGTTTGCCATCGCTGAGGCTAAGCTGCGTGCCTGGGCGTCTATGGATGATGACGATGAGGAAGACTCCAACGACGAAGACTCCCACAACAACGGACAGACTCTCACCTTCTCCAGCCAGAGTTCAG ACACCGCCACATCCAATCCTATCACCGCAGCGCCAGGCCAGCCTGAGGTTGACGCCAGTGAGGCGCCGCCCTCCGGCAGCCCCTTgggctccagcagcagcagcggcagcctGCCCTGTGGTAGGCCTGCATCTCACAATGACCCACATTCATCCCAGACAAATTCACCTACTTTAGCAAGCGACTGCATGAGTCCATtcctggaggaagaggaggagaggctggGTGGTCATGAGGAGCAGGTGGCTCCTTTGCGGGACCAGCGGAGTGAGGTCTGTGTCCACCACAAGCCTGAGTGGAGGCCTCGGGGCAGGAGCAGCAGGTTTGACTCCTGCTACTCCACCTCTCACTCCGAATCTccaggagaggaggatgaggaggacgaggaagaggaaggcAGCGTGTTTCATGAGGTT CGGGTGTGGCACTGCAGCCGGAGGAGCTTCTTCTCTGACCGGGCTTCTTCTGGAGTGGCCTCGTtcgatgaggaggaggaggagagggatgaagtagaggagaagagggaggaaaaagagtatttgatgtga